One Fragaria vesca subsp. vesca unplaced genomic scaffold, FraVesHawaii_1.0 scf0513167, whole genome shotgun sequence genomic window, TGGACTTGTATACTCAGATGAGCAGCGGAATAACAACTATTTTCTCTCAAACGCTAAGCGTGCAGACATACTCTTTTATCTGTTTTAAGTCTCTTTtatacaacaacaagaacctCACGCCAGCAACCCTAATCCCTGTCTCAAAAGAAATTTTCATCAGAGTTAAAGACCTTCTAATAAGAACAAGATATTTATCTAATTAAACCATAAAATAATATCCTATGAGAAATAGGATTTCTTTCCTTCACACGGCATATCTACCCTAGTTAGAAAAGGTCTACCTTCCTTTACCATACGCATATCAATAAGTAATGAGATCCTAACCAAGTTAGGACTCAATCACATATGAGAAAATCCCTGACAATAAGATATCTAGAAACAGCAAAATACTTAGACAAATATTTAACAAATACGATcatcatatatgcatatagcAGATTGCATCAATGACACAGGTCATGATGGTTCCACATTGCACTTTGCTATTTAATGGTATAGGAATGCCAACACATAATACCAATAAAATATGTCAAACATCAACTgtttaaattcaaaatttgtaAATCACACTTACAAATATCTTAATGATTCTTTCATAGGGTGGACTATTGTGTAAAGTTGGTCCCTTCTACCGTATTAATGGGTTGAcaccctttaaaaaaaaatcggcATTAATAATGTTGCACTATCTTTTATCTATACATATAATTTATGTAagaatattttcattattttacaGGTACGAATCCGAAGTCATTAAAATAATTGTTGAAAAGATATTTACCGACTTGAATCAACTAATCTCGAAATCTGAGGGTATAGTTGGGATAGACTCTCACCTGAATGAAATGCTTTCATACTTAGACATTGGTTGTACTGATGTTCGGATCATAGGCATTTGTGGGATGGCTGGTATCGGGAAGACCACTATTGCACAAGTGGTTTCCAAAAGGGTAAAATCTCAGTTTGAAGGTGACAGCTTCCTGGAGAATGTTAGAGAGGTAACTGAAAAGCAAGGTGCAGTTCATTTACAACAGCAACTTCTTTTGAACTTGCTGAAAAGTAATGTACATGTACAAACCAGCGACATGGGAAAAGATATAATTAGCCATAGGCTACGTACTAAAAGGGTTCTTCTCAttcttgatgatgtggatGAAGAAGCACAATTGGAAGCATTGTGTGATCGCACTTGGTTTGGTCCAGGGAGTAGGATCATACTTACATCAAGAGATGAGCATTTGCTCATTGCATTTGGAGTGGATAAAGTATACAAGGTGGATCCATTAAGTGATGCTGAAGCACTTCAGCTTTTCTGTATGAAAGCCTTCACGAAAGACCAGTTGGTAGGAGATGATTTTCTCAAGCTATCCAAGGAGTTCTTGAAATATGCGGATGGCAATCCATTAGCTATTAAAATTTTAGGTTCTTCTGTAAAGTGTAGAAAGGTAGAGTTATGGTTAAGTACATTGGATAAGCTAAAAAAAAGTCcaggaaacaaaatttttaatgTGCTCAAAGTTTGTTTTGATGGATTAGATGAAAcccaaaaggaaaaattttTGGACATTGCATGTTTCTTTAGAGGAGGGTACATAGATCAGGTAACAAGAATACTACAAGGTAGTGACGGTCCGGACATTGATATAGAAGTTCTCGTCGATAGATCTTTGGTAACTCTGTTTGGAAAAAAATTGGGGATGCATGACTTGTTAAAAGATTTGGGTTATGAAATTGTTCGTCAAGAATGCCGTGAAGAGCCTGGGAAACGTAGCAGGTTGTGGCTTGCCAATGAAATCATCAATGTACTTGGTCAGAGTAGGGTAATGAAACagctgttgttgtttttttttttttttctttcttctatttaATTTGGATCATCTTGTGCAATAACTAAATTTTTGCTCTTTGTTATTAGGCGACGAGTGCAATTCAAAGCATATACCTCCAATGTCCAACAGGAGACGATGTTGTTCACTCCATTGGTAATGCCTTCTCAAATATGGACAGATTGAGATTGCTCAAGATATCGAACGCGAATTTTTCCGGAAATATCAGTTATCTTTCTAATAAGTTGCAGTATCTTGAGTGGCATGGGTGTCCTTTGGATTCTTTCCCGTCTGACTTTCAACCGGAGGAACTTGTTGAAGTTCACATGCCTTTTAGCCGCATCAAACAACTATGGACGGGGCGAAAAGTAAGTACacaataatgatttttttttatgctgaTATTTTAGATTATAATAAACTTGTTCATAAAAGCTGAAATTTTAGATTCTATAGTCTCATTTATTAGGAAGGATGACGTGGCTTTTTTGTATTACATAGGCACATCTATCAGCTTAGTTTTGGATGTTACTTCATGTCAACTTTTAATTAATTCTACGAATTTCTGTAATTCGGAATCACAAAGGCATGTGTAGTAATAACGTGATGATCGATCATCTTTGAAATTATACCAGGGATGGAGCATGCTCCGGCATTTGGATCTGAGTGCTTCACCATACTTGATGTCGACTCCAGACTTCACTGATGTTCCAGATCTTGAAAAGTTGGTGCTTCAATTTTGTACAAGCTTGGTGGAGATTCACCCGTCTCTTGGATTTCTGAAGaaacttttcattttggaTATGACATACTGCAAGTCCATTGAGAGCCTTCCGCCTTTCACTGCACTAGAATCCCTTCAAATATTGATGCTTTCACAATGTTCAGGACTGAAGAGGTTTCCAG contains:
- the LOC101305136 gene encoding TMV resistance protein N-like; translated protein: MAGIGKTTIAQVVSKRVKSQFEGDSFLENVREVTEKQGAVHLQQQLLLNLLKSNVHVQTSDMGKDIISHRLRTKRVLLILDDVDEEAQLEALCDRTWFGPGSRIILTSRDEHLLIAFGVDKVYKVDPLSDAEALQLFCMKAFTKDQLVGDDFLKLSKEFLKYADGNPLAIKILGSSVKCRKVELWLSTLDKLKKSPGNKIFNVLKVCFDGLDETQKEKFLDIACFFRGGYIDQVTRILQGSDGPDIDIEVLVDRSLVTLFGKKLGMHDLLKDLGYEIVRQECREEPGKRSRLWLANEIINVLGQSRATSAIQSIYLQCPTGDDVVHSIGNAFSNMDRLRLLKISNANFSGNISYLSNKLQYLEWHGCPLDSFPSDFQPEELVEVHMPFSRIKQLWTGRKGWSMLRHLDLSASPYLMSTPDFTDVPDLEKLVLQFCTSLVEIHPSLGFLKKLFILDMTYCKSIESLPPFTALESLQILMLSQCSGLKRFPEIGGNMKSLLELYLDGTSIEELPSSIERFTGLTMLNLTDCKNLLHLPNTIGCLTSLKCLYLQGCSKLDKIPENLNGIECMEKLLIGGTSIRDLSIIGGMKNLQYLSCRGCKCLVSASCKALATLSNLALLDLSDCSLMDGEFLNDFSTMISLTLLDLSCNCFVRLPESLSQFSKLQTLHLGNCKQLQLLPEKLPSSLQCVWAKDCTSLTDYPNQIKELNSSESGVTTVISLNSSALGISGISRKLIVEGESTKLFLTHHHGDGQKFDHDKFIPSGACLPRQNSVTYMLEMTFQSGSALHLPEIPYQFHYLKIWPMITSGRDLPRALYSHSSGTLLSPLLNRIIKFRITRTKSHGKLILGVSNQMCWS